In Streptomyces sp. NBC_01707, a genomic segment contains:
- a CDS encoding TetR/AcrR family transcriptional regulator translates to MVRNPERRTALVDAAIEVLAHEGARGLTFRAVDARAGVPVGTSSNYFASRDELFLQTGARITDRMTPDPVRVEEAMRPTPSRHLVTELMQWLVQRMADDRTGYLAMLELRLEATRRPALLDHLNRTVRADLDANARFHREAGLPGDADAFLVLYLAMTGLLLDHFTLPGMLTGGATAHRDLDRLVETIVTRTIPAE, encoded by the coding sequence ATGGTCAGGAACCCCGAGCGCAGGACGGCGCTCGTCGACGCGGCCATCGAGGTGCTGGCGCACGAAGGCGCACGAGGACTCACCTTCCGCGCGGTCGACGCACGGGCAGGCGTCCCTGTGGGCACGTCGTCCAACTACTTCGCCAGTCGCGACGAGCTGTTCCTGCAGACGGGCGCCCGGATCACCGACCGGATGACACCGGATCCGGTCAGGGTCGAGGAAGCCATGCGCCCGACACCCTCACGCCATCTGGTCACCGAGCTGATGCAGTGGCTGGTGCAGCGCATGGCCGATGACCGCACCGGCTATCTCGCCATGCTGGAACTACGCCTGGAAGCCACCCGCCGGCCGGCCCTCCTCGATCACCTCAACCGAACGGTTCGCGCGGACCTGGACGCGAACGCCCGCTTCCACCGGGAGGCCGGTCTGCCGGGCGACGCCGACGCCTTCCTCGTGCTCTACCTCGCCATGACGGGCCTGCTGCTGGACCACTTCACCCTGCCCGGCATGCTCACCGGCGGCGCCACCGCCCACCGCGACCTGGACCGGCTGGTGGAGACGATCGTCACGCGGACCATCCCGGCGGAGTGA
- the dnaB gene encoding replicative DNA helicase has translation MSIPEPLDDPWTDTGPSDRLPVSRQRRGDSRDRGEQHDRGRESSGWDGGSPGFERVPPQDLDAEQSVLGGMLLSKDAIADVVEIIKGHDFYRPAHETVFQAILDLYAKGEPADPITVAAELVKRGEITKVGGAPYLHTLVQSVPTAANASYYAEIVHERAVLRRLVEAGTKITQMGYAADGDVDEIVNSAQAEIYAVTEQRTSEDYLPLGDIMEGALDEIEAIGSRSGEMTGVPTGFTDFDALTNGLHPGQMIVIAARPAMGKSTLALDFARAASIKHNLPSVIFSLEMGRNEIAMRLLSAEARVALHHMRSGTMTDEDWTRLARRMPDVSAAPLYIDDSPNLSMMEIRAKCRRLKQRNDIKLVIIDYLQLMQSGGSKRAESRQQEVSDMSRNLKLLAKELELPVIALSQLNRGPEQRTDKKPMVSDLRESGSIEQDADMVILLHREDAYEKESPRAGEADLMVAKHRNGPTATITVAFQGHYSRFVDMAQT, from the coding sequence GTGAGTATTCCCGAGCCTTTGGACGACCCCTGGACCGACACCGGTCCCAGTGACCGTCTGCCTGTTTCCCGCCAGCGTCGCGGTGACAGCAGGGACCGTGGTGAGCAACACGACCGCGGCCGGGAGAGCAGCGGCTGGGACGGTGGATCGCCCGGCTTCGAACGCGTACCCCCGCAGGACCTCGACGCCGAGCAGTCGGTCCTCGGCGGCATGCTGCTGTCCAAGGACGCCATCGCCGACGTCGTGGAGATCATCAAGGGGCACGACTTCTACCGCCCCGCCCACGAGACCGTCTTCCAGGCGATCCTCGATCTCTATGCCAAGGGCGAGCCGGCCGACCCGATCACCGTCGCGGCCGAACTGGTCAAGCGCGGCGAGATCACCAAGGTGGGCGGTGCTCCCTATCTGCACACCCTCGTGCAGTCCGTGCCGACCGCGGCCAACGCCTCGTACTACGCGGAGATCGTCCACGAGCGGGCGGTCCTGCGGCGGCTCGTCGAGGCCGGCACGAAGATCACGCAGATGGGATACGCGGCCGACGGCGACGTCGACGAGATCGTCAACTCCGCGCAGGCCGAGATCTACGCCGTCACCGAGCAGCGCACCAGCGAGGACTATCTGCCGCTCGGCGACATCATGGAAGGCGCACTCGACGAGATCGAGGCGATCGGATCGCGCTCCGGTGAGATGACCGGTGTACCGACCGGCTTCACCGACTTCGACGCGCTGACGAACGGCCTGCACCCGGGCCAGATGATCGTCATCGCGGCACGTCCGGCCATGGGTAAGTCCACGCTGGCCCTGGACTTCGCCCGGGCCGCTTCGATCAAGCACAACCTGCCCAGCGTGATCTTCTCCCTCGAAATGGGGCGCAACGAGATCGCGATGCGTCTGCTGTCCGCCGAGGCGCGGGTGGCGCTGCACCACATGCGCTCGGGCACGATGACCGACGAGGACTGGACGCGGCTGGCCCGCCGGATGCCGGACGTCTCGGCCGCCCCGCTCTACATCGACGATTCGCCGAACCTGTCGATGATGGAGATCCGGGCGAAGTGTCGTCGGCTGAAGCAGCGGAACGACATCAAGCTGGTGATCATCGACTATCTGCAGCTGATGCAGTCCGGTGGTTCGAAGCGGGCGGAGAGCCGTCAGCAGGAAGTCTCGGACATGTCCCGAAACCTCAAGCTGCTGGCGAAGGAGCTGGAGCTGCCGGTCATCGCGCTGTCCCAGCTGAACCGTGGTCCTGAGCAGCGCACGGACAAGAAGCCGATGGTGTCCGACCTGCGTGAATCCGGCTCCATCGAGCAGGACGCCGACATGGTGATCCTGCTGCACCGCGAGGACGCGTACGAGAAGGAGTCCCCGCGAGCGGGCGAGGCGGACCTGATGGTGGCCAAGCACCGTAACGGTCCGACGGCGACGATCACCGTGGCGTTCCAGGGCCACTACTCACGCTTCGTGGACATGGCGCAGACCTGA
- a CDS encoding dihydrofolate reductase family protein, whose protein sequence is MRKLTYFIACSIDGFIGDPGGDASSMYPFVNEEFIAFLASQYPETVATEGRRQLGFHDAENQKFDTVVQGRASYQLALDMNITSPYAQLREFVASRTLKESPDPNVELISDDVVGRVRELKAEDSELGIWLCGGSQLAGELLDEIDELVIKTYPLVYGSGMPMFGSEFAATEFALESVRVFDNGVLVRTYSRKR, encoded by the coding sequence GTGCGAAAGCTGACCTACTTCATTGCCTGCTCCATCGACGGCTTCATCGGGGACCCGGGCGGCGACGCGTCGTCCATGTACCCGTTCGTGAACGAGGAGTTCATCGCGTTCCTCGCATCCCAGTATCCGGAGACGGTTGCGACCGAGGGCCGCCGACAACTCGGCTTTCACGATGCCGAGAATCAGAAGTTCGACACCGTTGTCCAGGGAAGGGCCAGCTATCAGCTGGCGCTGGACATGAACATCACCAGTCCGTATGCCCAGCTGCGTGAGTTCGTGGCCTCGCGGACCCTGAAGGAATCGCCCGACCCGAACGTCGAGCTCATCTCGGACGATGTGGTCGGCAGGGTGCGGGAACTCAAGGCGGAGGACAGCGAACTCGGGATCTGGCTCTGCGGCGGCTCACAGCTCGCGGGGGAGTTGCTCGACGAGATCGACGAGCTCGTGATCAAGACGTATCCGCTGGTCTACGGGTCAGGCATGCCGATGTTCGGATCGGAATTCGCGGCCACCGAGTTCGCGCTCGAGTCGGTGCGTGTCTTCGACAACGGGGTGCTGGTCAGGACGTACAGCCGCAAGCGTTGA